A single window of Nicotiana sylvestris chromosome 3, ASM39365v2, whole genome shotgun sequence DNA harbors:
- the LOC104233741 gene encoding NDR1/HIN1-like protein 13 gives MADRVYPAAKPATANGTAAPAVNGGANPAFPANKAQLYNATRPTYRPQPPPRRKHRRSCCCCCCLWTTFFIITIVFLAAIAGAIFWVLYRPQRPSFSVSSLQVSQFNLTSTKLVSKFNLTVIARNPNKKVTFFYDPINISFSSDDVDIGSGSLPALTHGTKNVTTLKTVVSNSGQNLDDSAVSALRSKLKNKKTLPLEIQLDTKVKVKVGSLKTKKVGIRVKCNGIKITVPTGKSPTKATTSDVKCNVDLRVKIWKWTF, from the coding sequence ATGGCGGATAGAGTATACCCAGCTGCTAAACCCGCTACAGCAAATGGCACGGCCGCTCCCGCCGTCAACGGCGGAGCTAATCCAGCCTTTCCGGCAAACAAGGCTCAACTTTATAACGCCACCCGCCCTACCTACCGTCCTCAGCCGCCTCCCCGTCGTAAACACCGACGGagctgctgctgttgctgttgtctcTGGACGACATTCTTCATAATCACTATCGTCTTCCTCGCGGCCATCGCCGGCGCTATTTTCTGGGTCCTTTACCGTCCTCAGAGACCGTCGTTTTCAGTTTCTTCTCTTCAAGTCTCGCAATTCAATCTCACTTCCACTAAACTCGTCTCCAAATTCAACCTCACCGTCATCGCTCGTAACCCTAACAAAAAAGTCACCTTCTTCTACGATCCGATCAATATTTCATTCAGTTCCGATGACGTGGACATCGGTTCTGGCTCTTTACCGGCTCTCACGCATGGCACGAAAAacgttaccactttaaaaactgTCGTGTCAAATTCGGGTCAAAATCTCGACGATTCGGCGGTTTCTGCGTTGAGATCTAAACTGAAGAATAAGAAAACACTGCCGTTGGAGATACAGCTTGATACTAAGGTGAAAGTCAAAGTTGGAAGCTTAAAAACGAAGAAAGTTGGAATTAGAGTTAAATGCAACGGTATTAAAATTACTGTTCCTACCGGAAAATCGCCGACTAAAGCTACTACCTCTGATGTGAAATGTAACGTGGATCTTCGGGTCAAGATCTGGAAATGGACTTTCTAA